TGGTTAACAGAtatgattattaatataaattacCTTGTGTAGATCACTGTTGGTCAGAGAGAAAGGCAGGTTGGACACATACACTGTGCTTTTACTTGGTGCCAACCCTCCACTCATCCTGGACACACTCAACACACTGTAGAGACAAAAGCACTGTCACAAAATGTCTGAATAAACAGTAAACAACTAGCTACTTGGGTAGCCTTCACGCTACACTTCATTAAGTCCACCATTAATTCTTGTCACGTTTGACCTCATCAAGTTACGACAAACGATTGATTGCCaattatatatacattataataaCCAAACGACTTACCGCCACCATTAGAATGTTGTAAATTCGCTTAAAATCGTAATATTTCAATGCAGGAAGCTAATGGCTAGCAAACAGCAACAAACGCCATACATCAACGTCGCAAGTCGATGACGTACACTCGCCTCTCGTCCAATGAAAAAACGTGTTGTCCAAACGGGAGAGGCTACGCTAACTATCCGATAGAGGAGGGTGCGATTGTGTTTTGCTATTTTGCGTGGAATAAACCACCTTTTCAGTGTAGGTTAGCACACGCACGTCCATCGATAGGGGACATTGCTTCATtatacacatttatactttgttttttatgtaaCGTTACGCTAACCGCCGGGTGGAATGAAACGTGCCGATGTTTGCAGCATACATGGAGGCTAGCTAATTAGCAATGCTAGCTGCTAGCTCTACATTGAGACACAGAAGCTAGGAGGGAATTACCGCTAAACAGGAGATGTTGCGTTTGTTTTTATAACGGTGTTGTTTTGCGGGTGGGTCGGTTGCGTGTCAACGCGTTGTGTGCCGGTGTTGTTAGTCAAATGGATGTTGTGGGTCAGTGTGTTGTGCAGAAAGTAACCTCAACCTGCTCAGTATCTGGATTCATGTTCAAATGCAAACACTGGTCCTCCTCTTGTCTCATTTCATGCAAACAGAGGTCTCCCTCCTCAGTTTGTCTGTGAAGACCTCGTTAGAAACATAGGCATGAAAGCTTGTTGCTAATATGTGATGTTaattgctgtttgttgttttgcagatTGTGCTGATCATCTTATATAACACACAGAGTCCAAAAGTAAGTTTTTAATCAATCAGTTTAACTGTGGtctagaaaaaaacaacaaaatgcctCTACTGTTacaaattaacaaaacatgGTCATTTATTAGAGGATATTTCAAGTGGCACATACAATGTTTGGGTTAATATTTAGAGATTGTATGTCtttgaaagtgtttttgcaTGACTGGCTGTACTGTTGCAAAAACTAATCATCAGACTAAATGTATTACTATCTTTTGCATCTGAATGTCACTtgtaactgttttttatttatttattgtgtggGATGAAATGTACAGTGCACTCAGCATCTTTCACTCTCTGCCTTTTTGCAGTGAcatacaggagagagaggagcataCGAGAGGTGTATGATGAACGCTTTTTAAACGAGAGACCAGTGAGTGTGAACCCAGTAGCTTCAGGATCTATTTTGTTTCCCTGGTATTATGTATAATACACTTTGCTTATCATAATTTAAAGTatacaaacacagtgaagaaTGTCTTTTGAGAAGCTGGTATATGTCCTTTTATTGGGCAATGGTGGAAAGAGAATAACACAGCTTAGTCAACTGAGAAAAATGTCCAATCCATCAAATGTACCTGTGCTTTTGTAGGGTCCGTACCCACGAGCAGGTGGACCAGTGGAGAGGAGGGGCCCCTTTGGCAGACCTGAGGAGGACTACAGCCGGGGTGGGTACGAGTACGAAGGAGGTCCCCGCTTTTTCCCGAATGGAGGCGGCCCCCGGAATTACCATGAAGATCAGAGGAGCTATCACGGCGACAACCTTCATTTCCCTGCTGAACGCAGAGCCGTTCCTCCTGCAAGGAGGGTGAGAGCCACGTGTCAGACATTACTGCATCACTTGTAATATGCATATGAGCTAAGGCAGAGGATACAACTGAAAAATCACAAGAATTCAGCTGCCTCTACTCAAAAGAACACCATTAAAGAAATTatttaattcataatttaacaaAGTAAATCAGAGACAAACTAAAGCTGTAGAAACCTTCTTCAATAACTTAATATGAGAGCCaagaatgtttttaaaagtcagaCATCTCAATCCATCTACACTCATCCTCGTTGAAAAGTCAGTTAAGTTAGATTAATCTGAACATAGGTTATTGCAGGTTTTTTAGTACAACTGCAGTCAAGTGGCAGATGCATACCACGGGAGTTAATCATGCACACGTATAAATGGCCAGCTGAAGGTGCTACAGTAAAGGGTTCACATTAGATATTTTAAACTCTTCCTTTAGAGTTGGAGTTTCATGCCACAGTGTGTGGCAGACATTTGACTTGTTTGATTGTGAAGTAATgctggcttttatttttttaactaagCATTTAGCTTTATAGCTGATGAACGAACTCTGTGGCATTTTGTTTATACTCGGCATGTTCTGACATTCTTGCAAACATTTTCAGTCATGAATCCAAGAGATACGATTACATACACTGTAGGGAAGTAATTGGAGAAGAATGGAAGTTTAATGCACCTCTTTAAGTAAAAATAATGTTGGTTTACATTGGGACACATCCAAATCATGCAAAAGAAATGGCATTTAGATTCACCctcacagtttttatttttacattttctcaaCTGTGTGTTGCAGGAGGATTTTCCTTACAGAGTACCTAGAGAGGACCCTCACCCAGGCCGGACTATGGAGTTTGGGTAAACTTCTCCTCTGAGGCTTGCCACaagttttctgtgtttcattcCTCTGCTTCAGCTCGGGCAGGATTTCATCAGGCCCCTGTTTGCAATATTCCTGTTTTCAAAAGCGTGTGTTTACACAGCCACAATCATTTATCATGGTTGGCTTTGGCCCATATTGACCCGTCGCACCTTATTTACATTTCTTCAAGCCTCACGTCTCGCCTGGCTCCACAGTATTAGACAACTGCTAAGATGAGCAATGTTTGCTGAGCAGTGGCAGTACTTAAGCTGCAGATCGGATTGCAGGAATTCAGACTGGAGATTTTAATTGACCTGTGCTTCCATCAGGGGAAGCAAGTCTAACATTAGTTGACCTGTGACTAGCTATAGCTCGCTACAAACAAGTGTGCAAATGCATGTGGAAACTGTACTTGCATAATAGAAGTAATTAGTCTTTTATCCTGTGTTACCAGGTAGCAGTAGCAATATTGttacacaacagacaacagactTCAGTGTGTAAGTTGTGTAGCGAGTGGGTGTGTGGAGGCAGGGCTGTGTTGAGATGGTGCTTTGTTGTTCTGCAGCTCTCCTGGCCTGTTTGCATAAGCAACACTTTATACAGAGgcaacattttacaaaagaaactaCCCCTAGTAGAGCTGCCACTTGGCAGACACACAAGGATACAAAGGCTTTCATTGCGAGCAATGATTGTGAGTTGTGAAGGGGCGCTGAGGTCAATTCCGGCCTGTTGATTGGTGAGTTTGGTCCAAgtacaggtcagaggtcggtAGAGAGGTTATGGGGAGTTTGGGAAAGGGTCACAGAGGGAGCACGAAGCTCTATAGAAGCAGCTTCTCATGCACATTTTGACCCTCTGATTCTTAAACATGAATTACACTAAGAAAATCGTCTTTGTTTTAGCCACACTGAACCAGAACTTGTCTGTTCAGCCTGGATAAATGTTTCAAGTCAGGTCAAATCCTGATAGAGAATAGAGACATGATCCAGCTACTGGATGAGTTCCACCTTATATGCGGCAATATATTGTGTGTAAGTCAAAACCATATGTGACTACTTTTGGGTTTTATACTTCTCCAGATTCTTTATGAGACATTTTTGCATATTGAGGAAGATGCACAAGCTTAAACACTAAACCAAATGATTATTACAATCACTGTTGTACCAGATGTTTCTCATCTTTCATCTTAtacaatatttgtttgtgtatttctgtttatGTACTTCTAACACTGTTTTTTATTGCCTTAGTGCCCGTGCTCCACCTCCTCATAACGTGCGAACCCAGGGAATGTACCCGGCGCCCAGGTCGCTCCCAGAGAGCGGAGAAGACACACTAGTCCAGGCCATCCTCAACCTGGACAGAGggtaataataatcatgatagtacattttatttataggcggctttcacagcactcaaggtcaccttacaaggcacagataaaaaaaaaatgcatcagaAAGATCAATAAAATTAACAGTGATTAAAACATTATGTAGGTTTGCCAGATGGAAATCAATCAGGCTGAATATGCCAGTTTATAAAGATGGGATTTGATACCAGAtttgaagatggagagagagtcaatgagattttttttagatttttgacATTGAGAACGGTTTTACAACTGATATCATTGGTAAGAATGAGTCCTGTGCAGTGGCCTTTAaacaccactagatggcagcattGTGCCTTGTTTGCACAGAACAATACTAGTTGTAGTGGAGACTGGTTCAGAATTGGAAAGGTCTTTTATGAAAAGATTAGAAGGAGATGatttttcattcactgtgaCACTAAAAGTTTGGAGCATTAAAATCATAATAGGTCACACGTTCCTCTTCTATTCCAGGGAGGACAGAGACCATTACAGGAGAAAGGCCGCCCCGTTCCCCCCCATCAGAGAGCGCTCTCCTGTACGCCGTGAGGTGGCACGCTCCCCCCACAGTCGCTCCGGCTCCAGCGTCAGCAGCAGAGGCTACTCACCAGAAAGGGCCAAGAACCTGCCTTTTCCTTCACAGCAAGGCAAGAGTATGTAGAGTTCTTAGTTTCCCCGCAAGCTGACGCAGTGTGGAGCTCTTTCACATCAGGACAACAACCAgcagaaaattattttattttgtttttatttttattcactaTCAATCCACAACTGATAATCTGGCCGGCTGGCTTTGCAGGTGCAGACGGTCCAGATGGTCCCGCGGGTGTCACTGAGCACCTTTGGGGGTCGCTCTTTCCTCAACAGGGCGGAAATGACACTATGGGTCTGTACATGGAGCCATGTGCACATGAGCTTGGACCTGGGTGAAGAATAAGATCATCTGTTGTTCCTCGAATGTCACTTTGCATCTTTGTCATGTCAGACAAATGTTGGCTTTTGTTTAGATGTCTAAATCTTGAGAAAGATGCACGGATGgaggaaataattaatttaagGCCTGTAGATAATTAGAATAATTGATAAATTCAAGTTCAACCCTACAGAATATAATTGAGCACCTATATTATAACCTAAGGAATCCAATTTAAACTGAAAACCTTTTTGACACTGAAATTCGATCACCCAGGTCTGAAGTAAATTGCatcatctgttttgtttcttaatTAGAATTAGAACTAAGTGGTGATTTTGGTGTAATGAGGTCTTTCTTATAAATCACTTCTACTTCCTGTGTTGGAGTTGCATTAGCACTTCTACACTGTACCTACACTGATCTGATTCTGATTTGAATTTTCTGGTCTGGAGCAATATTCAAAGATTGAACAGATGATcaactgtacataaagatggccGAGATTACAAAGCCAAAGCGTCTCCATTGACGTGACCACACTACCATCCGCTCCctcccccgatcactactgcacacaCTGGCTCTCTGGCTTAATTTcttgatagtgggaggaagtggagatgtgtcctccatctttatatacagtctatggtccagcATCAATCTGACTTGTGAGGCTAACTCACAATCCTCAAAGTAGCATCTTGCTGACAGCGCACATGCACGGAAACTAATTTCCCTGCAGGTTAACTGAAAGTTATCAGAATCAAGTGGAACAGAAAAGTGCTAAAGTATCTCCTCGTTCACTACATGTCCTTTGCAGGATTTGAAGCTTCAATCCTTCTGACCTCCCTGTTTATTAAGATCTGCTACCATCTTCAGCCGGGCCATTTCTCCTTTTTCCATTTGATCTGTGCTTTTTTACTCACGAAGCTCACTTGACTATGTGACATCATCGTAATGCTAATAAGGGGAAATTCCAAATGGTTGCTAGATGGCAGTAAACAATGACTGAAATGACTACAACCTCTTTAAAAGTAGTGCAGAACGCCATTAAGCCTGTTTTTGGTGGTGCATCGGAGCAGTTAGCATGCTTGCGTGTTTGCTGTAGGAGAAACAAGCGTAGTTATTATGTTCACAGCCAGTGACCTTACGGTTTGGTCTTCCTACAGGTTATGAAGAGACTTATTCTCAGAGCAAGATGACTGGTAAGTACAGAAGAGTTGTCATAGAAAGCTTAGAGAAGTTAACTGAGGAAGTAGTCGATTTCAGCACGACTCCTTTTTACCGTTCTCTGCAAAGTCTCTGCACCGTTTCggccattttttcccccccaataTTAATTAATGACTTGACACgcagaggatttgttttcaGTAATAGTCAAAGGTTACAATCGTTAAACTTAACCTATTCCCAGTCTGTGTAACCTGAGTGAAATGGAGGGAGCGTTTCTAATGTGTCCCGCAGTCGTCCTCCCCACTCTGTCTGCCACTTTGTCAGGCCTCATAAAGATGCCACCGGGTCATGTGGGGATGAAGATGGAGAGGGGATAGGATGTCTGATGGATATTCCTGAAGCCGACATTTCCACTTTGGGAcgtttctttttactttcttaagTGCTTAGAGCTCGTATTTGTTCATAGGAGGTGACTATCAAGATGGCCGGTGAATCCTCTCACTGGAGTTTGGAGCTCGGTGGC
Above is a genomic segment from Hippoglossus hippoglossus isolate fHipHip1 chromosome 23, fHipHip1.pri, whole genome shotgun sequence containing:
- the pphln1 gene encoding periphilin-1 isoform X1, which encodes MTYRRERSIREVYDERFLNERPGPYPRAGGPVERRGPFGRPEEDYSRGGYEYEGGPRFFPNGGGPRNYHEDQRSYHGDNLHFPAERRAVPPARREDFPYRVPREDPHPGRTMEFGARAPPPHNVRTQGMYPAPRSLPESGEDTLVQAILNLDRGEDRDHYRRKAAPFPPIRERSPVRREVARSPHSRSGSSVSSRGYSPERAKNLPFPSQQGKSADGPDGPAGVTEHLWGSLFPQQGGNDTMGYEETYSQSKMTDKIPGLSREGSPHSATSNKEENHPPEAPEKEDPLVAPVVEESQKSAESFQEQRALAIAAKAQEIEKVYRQDCETFGIVVKMLVAKDPNLEKQLQVPLRENLGEIRERCLEDLKHFISELDEAVRQPEPSVCDSTTPSTSGHKLSKTAVNHSSSY
- the pphln1 gene encoding periphilin-1 isoform X6, with translation MTYRRERSIREVYDERFLNERPGPYPRAGGPVERRGPFGRPEEDYSRGGYEYEGGPRFFPNGGGPRNYHEDQRSYHGDNLHFPAERRAVPPARREDFPYRVPREDPHPGRTMEFGARAPPPHNVRTQGMYPAPRSLPESGEDTLVQAILNLDRGEDRDHYRRKAAPFPPIRERSPVRREVARSPHSRSGSSVSSRGYSPERAKNLPFPSQQDKIPGLSREGSPHSATSNKEENHPPEAPEKEDPLVAPVVEESQKSAESFQEQRALAIAAKAQEIEKVYRQDCETFGIVVKMLVAKDPNLEKQLQVPLRENLGEIRERCLEDLKHFISELDEAVRQPEPSVCDSTTPSTSGHKLSKTAVNHSSSY
- the pphln1 gene encoding periphilin-1 isoform X5 — translated: MTYRRERSIREVYDERFLNERPGPYPRAGGPVERRGPFGRPEEDYSRGGYEYEGGPRFFPNGGGPRNYHEDQRSYHGDNLHFPAERRAVPPARREDFPYRVPREDPHPGRTMEFGARAPPPHNVRTQGMYPAPRSLPESGEDTLVQAILNLDRGEDRDHYRRKAAPFPPIRERSPVRREVARSPHSRSGSSVSSRGYSPERAKNLPFPSQQGKNKIPGLSREGSPHSATSNKEENHPPEAPEKEDPLVAPVVEESQKSAESFQEQRALAIAAKAQEIEKVYRQDCETFGIVVKMLVAKDPNLEKQLQVPLRENLGEIRERCLEDLKHFISELDEAVRQPEPSVCDSTTPSTSGHKLSKTAVNHSSSY
- the pphln1 gene encoding periphilin-1 isoform X2, encoding MTYRRERSIREVYDERFLNERPGPYPRAGGPVERRGPFGRPEEDYSRGGYEYEGGPRFFPNGGGPRNYHEDQRSYHGDNLHFPAERRAVPPARREDFPYRVPREDPHPGRTMEFGARAPPPHNVRTQGMYPAPRSLPESGEDTLVQAILNLDRGEDRDHYRRKAAPFPPIRERSPVRREVARSPHSRSGSSVSSRGYSPERAKNLPFPSQQGADGPDGPAGVTEHLWGSLFPQQGGNDTMGYEETYSQSKMTDKIPGLSREGSPHSATSNKEENHPPEAPEKEDPLVAPVVEESQKSAESFQEQRALAIAAKAQEIEKVYRQDCETFGIVVKMLVAKDPNLEKQLQVPLRENLGEIRERCLEDLKHFISELDEAVRQPEPSVCDSTTPSTSGHKLSKTAVNHSSSY
- the pphln1 gene encoding periphilin-1 isoform X4, yielding MTYRRERSIREVYDERFLNERPGPYPRAGGPVERRGPFGRPEEDYSRGGYEYEGGPRFFPNGGGPRNYHEDQRSYHGDNLHFPAERRAVPPARREDFPYRVPREDPHPGRTMEFGARAPPPHNVRTQGMYPAPRSLPESGEDTLVQAILNLDRGEDRDHYRRKAAPFPPIRERSPVRREVARSPHSRSGSSVSSRGYSPERAKNLPFPSQQGADGPDGPAGVTEHLWGSLFPQQGGNDTMDKIPGLSREGSPHSATSNKEENHPPEAPEKEDPLVAPVVEESQKSAESFQEQRALAIAAKAQEIEKVYRQDCETFGIVVKMLVAKDPNLEKQLQVPLRENLGEIRERCLEDLKHFISELDEAVRQPEPSVCDSTTPSTSGHKLSKTAVNHSSSY
- the pphln1 gene encoding periphilin-1 isoform X3, whose amino-acid sequence is MTYRRERSIREVYDERFLNERPGPYPRAGGPVERRGPFGRPEEDYSRGGYEYEGGPRFFPNGGGPRNYHEDQRSYHGDNLHFPAERRAVPPARREDFPYRVPREDPHPGRTMEFGARAPPPHNVRTQGMYPAPRSLPESGEDTLVQAILNLDRGEDRDHYRRKAAPFPPIRERSPVRREVARSPHSRSGSSVSSRGYSPERAKNLPFPSQQGKSADGPDGPAGVTEHLWGSLFPQQGGNDTMDKIPGLSREGSPHSATSNKEENHPPEAPEKEDPLVAPVVEESQKSAESFQEQRALAIAAKAQEIEKVYRQDCETFGIVVKMLVAKDPNLEKQLQVPLRENLGEIRERCLEDLKHFISELDEAVRQPEPSVCDSTTPSTSGHKLSKTAVNHSSSY